The Branchiostoma lanceolatum isolate klBraLanc5 chromosome 3, klBraLanc5.hap2, whole genome shotgun sequence DNA segment TTACCCACTTTGTAGCAAATATAGCAGAACCTGTCTTATCGAATATGGAGGTAAAGTATTGTGACGATCACCAGGCATGTAATGAAGTGTCGTGGGAAAAATTAGATTGAAATTacgtactactagtatcttattTCTGTGGACGATGTCTTTAGCTGTGTTTCTGCGCATACTGTGAATGGTTTCATCATATATATTGGTTAATCACTACACAACTAAAGAGTTGATacctagccgacgtttcgatgacagtCTGTAACCTTCCCCAGGGCAATACTTTCTGTTTCCACTTCGCACTGTGACAAGGTGTTGCTTCGcgttgcagcagcgacacctagctgcagtttgAAGTAGAACCAGGTTATGTTCATTGGCTGTGTTAACAAAAATGTATGCACTCTTTATTGAGATCTTACCCACTTTGTAGCAAATATAGCAGAACCTGTCTTATCGAATATGGAGGTAAAGAATTTTGACGATCACCAGACATGTCATGAAGTGTCGTGGGAAAAATGATTATAATTAAAATTacgtactactagtatcttattTCTGTGGACGATGTCTTTAGCTGTGTTTCTGCGCATACTGTGAATGGTTTCATCAAAAATATTGGTAAATCGATATACAACCAAAGACTTGATacctagccgacgtttcgatgaccgtctgtcaccctcctcagggcaatactttCTGTTTCCACTTCGCACTGTGACAAGGTGTTGCTTCGcgttgcagcagcgacacctagctgcagttcgAAGTAGAACCTGGTTGTGTTCATTGGCTGTGTACACAGAAATGTATGCACTCTTTATTGAGATCTTACCCACTTCGTAGCAAATATAGCAGAACCTGTCTTATCGAATATGGAGGTAAAGTATTGTGACGATCACCAGGCATGTAATGAAGTGTCGTGGGAAAAATTAGATTGAAATTacgtactactagtatcttattTCTGTGGACGATGTCTTTAGCTGTGTTTCTGTGCATACTGTGAATGGTTTCATCATAAATATTGGTAAATCACTACACAACTAAAGAGTTGATacctagccgacgtttcgatgacagtCTGTCACCTTCCCCAGGGCAATACTTTCTGTTTCCACTGTAGGTGTTGTATCAcgttgcagcagcgacacctagctgcagcgTGATGTAGAACCAGGTTGTGTACACAAAAATGCATGCACTCTTTGTTGAGAACTTACTCAATTccattttaaagaaaataagtGACTGGTTGGTTAATTGGCCACGTGTAAACCGCCGTAGATTTAGCCTTTTAtgcaaacctattatagctcccgagcctatatttgcggagaggagacttgggagctGTAATAGATTTGGATACCGGGCTACCGTATATTTCGACGTTCCTAGCACATCCCTCTTTGTTTACGCAGTTAACAATGACGGCCTTTATTTTCCAGAAATTCATTGGACAGGAGTAGATTATGGCTTgcatttcccttttttttccGGACTGATTTGAAGTCCAAATGTAAATCCACCGGCGCCCGCTCGACCCCCAAATTAGCCCGGCAGCCACCgttacttcctgccactcttaTGGTAGTGCATTCAAATATCTACGAACACACACCAATCCAAataaacagacataaacaccGAAAACATAGTCCCCTTCCATGGAGTCAATGACATCATAGTTTGATGTGATCTTAATTTACTGATATCTATTGACCTAAGATTTGGGAGCAGAAACCACGGGCGTACAATCGTGGACCCTTTTTCGTAGCTGCTGACTATTGTGGCTGAAAACAGTAGGGaaccttcctggtgtgagtggatcaaataaatctttcCGGATGAGGCTTGTACTCGTCAGTAAAAACCTGGTGTGTCACGCAATGGGgctgtttaccgggtatgcaatacaaacgcCCAAACAAAACGACACTGGCAAGCTGTAGTACGGAATCTGGCACCACGTCTACTCAACACTGATATCGTGCCCAGGAAACATGTCAGATTAAACTTAATCTCGTACACAGGGAACATGGAGGTCTTCACCTTACTTGAGATCATCGCGGTCTTATGGGTGACGTATTTAGTGTTTACCTGGTGGTTGGAGAAAGGACGTGTATCACAGGTcagtttgttttttaattttgtttgttcaatTGCAATTTTTATATAAGAACACGATAAAGGCTATTTTCGTAAGTTCTATACCACAGGACCTTTTGTGTCAAAATGAAATCATATTGGCCGTACTTCGATTTAACGGCTAATGTTGTGtgatgcattgtattgtattgtatgtataCATTGCATTCCATATGTACCTTACATTGCATTGGAACCAAGGTATGCACGTAATGTATTCAAGACTGTTACATATCTATTAATCTGCACGACTGTATGGTACAACGTATGACAACAACTATTAAATATAATGCAACGTAGAGAATAAATACATGATGAGAAGAAAATTGATAAATACATACTACCTGGCTCATACGTTTACCGCCTTTTGGGGCACAGGTAGTTATGATTGAAGGTAGCAGATTTAAGAGGATGATCACAACTGTATAATGGAGGAGTACCCGATGTGTGTACAAATTACCAGTATCGTGATTATATCAATTTTATTTACTTACGAGAAGTAACCGGGACATTTTGAGGGGTTTGACGAGGATGAAGGTAAAATACCCAGGTAATGACTCAGAGATAcataaggtaacagttactcaagcaactggatagatttgaagAGATCTTTGGAAGATTTGAAAGACTTTTTTCGAAGGTTTTCCGAAGATTATGGAAGACTTTGAAAATTTCTTTGCaagatatttgcatttctaagCGGGGTTCTATTTGTCTACTAGCTGGCAGACAAAACCGTTGTAATCACCGGGTGTGACACCGGGTTCGGTAACCTCCTGGCCAGGCGGCTGGACCAGCTCGGCCTGCGGGTGTTCGCTGGCTGTCTAACCGAGGCAGGCGTGGCGGAGTTACGGCAGTCCTGCTCCGAACGGCTGCAGCCGATCCAGATGGACGTCACCAGCTCAGACAGCGTACAAGCCGCGTTCCGGGTGGTGGAGAGGGCTGTGGGGAGTAAAGGTAGGAATATTTGCCGATTGGACAGAATCTTCCAGCTTCTAATCTTTTACATTCTAGTCAGATGTTTCTGACCGACACACGCTATCCCCTCATTAATTGCTGATTTAGAGCCAAATAACTATGTAACTGTAAAGAATGGGGAAATTCTTTGATTCCAGTGGTTTCTATGATAAGattttaatacatgtaacatgcaatTCATGGCAGGCGAAACATTAACAgatagataccaattatgctaaAAGCATAATTGCCCAATCAATGCAAAAGTGCAATAATtcctaagtggtaaatgatgggaggTTCATTCGAAGACTAAAGGTGTACATCGACATTCATAGATTATGTAATTATGaacgtcatttgcataacttgtaaacatgtaaacaagTATAatgtaattttgatacaaaagaTAATCAATGAAAATAGATGTATCAACGAgacagaaaatgtacaaaaaaatctgaattttcatggaggttataAGTATTCGAactttgtttgatattgtaaTTAAGCTGCGAAACATTTCTATTTTCCTTCAGGTACTTAGCTTGTAGATGAATTAAGATAAACGTAATTTCCTTGCATAGAAATGACGGCGTGTGGTGAGTGGCATAATTTTCTTTTTCGTTTTTCCCAGGTTTGTGGGGGCTGGTGAACAATGCAGGCATTCTAGGTTCCGCGGTAGCAACCGCGGAGTGGGTAACTCTGTCCGATTATAAGGTTTGTATAGCCAGGTTTTCTGGCGACATTCTACGGTAACTGCAGTGAaaattccggttttgatatctcgtgttttggacatgctacgGTTGTGATGTTTGAGAGGTAGATAGGAACAGAGAGGAAGTTTGGTCCCCTAGGGGCTAGTTTTGTTGTAGTCTTTGAAAGAGGATAATTCAGAAAGGGATACATGAATCGTTATGATTTgtggtatgaagatagcttaAGTTAAgattaatttacataattggatgatgattattcaaatcaggCACTAATTTTCTTAATCAGTGAAAGCACCTTATAAATCTGACACATTGTACGGTAGAACTCTCAAACATATAATATAtgaaactgagaaagagaggaatattcaatagatatcaaatgaagctctaatttgcataattcctgAGAATATACTTTCATAATGGTAAAATAACGGACGGGAACATTATAaggcataaatcatgcaaattagggccttatttacataattattagAATCAATTAGTGAAGTTAGacagtcgtggaactctagatACTAAATTACTTTCTCTTTTATTCTAATCATCAGGCCGCCCTGAATGTGAACTTGTTGGGGATGATTGACTAAATACTTAATTACTTTCTCTTTTATTCTAATCATCAGGCCGCCCTGAACGTGAACTTGTTGGGGATGATTGACTAAATACTAAATTACTTTCTCTTTCATTCTGATCATCAGGCCACCCTGAATGTGAACTTGTTGGGGATGATTGACTAAATACTTATTTACTTTCTCTTTTATTCTAATCATCAGGCCGCCCTGAACGTGAACTTGTTGGGGATGATTGACTAAATACTAAATTACTTTCTCTTTCATTCTGATCATCAGGCCGCCCTGAACGTGAACTTGTTGGGGTTCTTGTTGACAAAATACTAAATTACTTTCTCTTTTATTCTAATCATCAGGCCACCCTGAATGTGAACTTGTTGGGGATGATTGATTAAATACTAAATTACTTTCTCTTTCATTCTAATCATCAGGCCACCCTGAATGTGAACTTGTTGGGGATGGTTAACTAAATTACTTTCTCTTTCATTCTGATCATCTGGTCGCCCTGAACGTGAACTTGTTGGGGTTGGTTGACTAAATACTAAATTACTTTCTCTTTTATTCTAATCATCAGGCCGCCCTGAACGTGAACTTGTTGGAGATGATTGACTTAATACTTATTTACTTTCTCTTTTATTCTAATCATCAGGCCGCCCTGAACGTGAACTTGTTGGGGATGATTGACTAAATACTTATTTACTTTCTCTTTTATTCTGATCATCATGCCGCCCTGAACGTGAACTTGTTGGGGATGATTGACTAAATACTTATTTACTTTCTCTTTCATTCTGATCATCAGGCCGCCCTGAACGTGAACTTGTTGGGGATGATTGACTAAATACTTATTTACTTTCTCTTTTATTCTAATCATCAGGCCACCCTGAATGTGAATTTGTTGGGGATGATTGATTAAATACTAAATTACTTTCTCTTTTATTCTAATCATCAGGCCACCCTGAACGTGAACTTGTTGGGGACGATTGATTAAATACTAAATTACTTTCTCTTTCATTCTAATCATCAGGCCACCGGGAATGTGAACTTGTTGGGGATGGTTGACTAAATACTAAATTACTTTCTCTTTCATTCTGATCATCAGGCCGCCCTGAACGTGAACTTGTTGGGGTTGGTTGACTAAATACTAAATTACTTTCTCTGTTATTCTAATCATCAGGCCACCCTGAACGTGAACTTGTTGGGGATGATTGATTAAATACTAAATTCCTTCCTCTTTCATTCTAATCATCAGGCCACCCTGAATGTGAACTTGTTGGGGATGGTTGACTAAATACTAAATTACTTTCTCTTTCATTCTGATCATCAGGCCGCCCTGAACGTGAACTTGTTGGGGTTGGTTGACTAAATACTAAATTACTTTCTCTGTTATTCTAATCATCAGGTCGCCCTGAACGTGAACTTGTTGGGGTTGGTTGACTAAATACTAAATTACTTTCTCTTTCATTCTGATCATCAGGCCGCCCTGAACGTGAACTTGTTGGGGATGATTGACTAAATACTAAATTACTTTCTCTTTCATTCTAATCATCAGGCCGCCCTGAACGTGAACTTGTTGGGGATGATTGACTAAATACTAAATTACTTTCTCTTTCATTCTAATCATCAGGCTTCCCTGAACGTGAACTTGTTGGGGATGATTGACTAAATACTTAATTACTTTCTCTTTCATTCTAATCATCAGGCCGCCCTGAACGTGAACTTCTTGGGGTTCTTGTTGACAAAATACTAAATTACTTTCTCTTTTATTCTAATCATCAGGCCGCCCTGAACGTGAACTTGTTGGGGATGATTGACTATTAGTAAATACTTAATTACTTTCTCTTTTATTCTAATCATCAGGCCGCCCTGAACGTGAACTTGTTGGGGATGATTGACTAAATACTAAATTACTTTCTCTTTCATTCTAATCATCAGGCCGCCCTGAACGTGAACTTGTTGGGGATGATTGACGTCACCAAGACTTTTCTACCTCTTCTCAAGAAGTCACGTGGTCGTGTCGTCAACGTCGGGAGTGCCGCTGGGAGGCTGCCCATGCACAGCAACACACATTACTCTGTCTCTAAATACGGCGTGGAGGCGTTTTCTGACTCCCTCAGGTGAAAACTACATTTTCTCGCTTTTCTGTGTAACTACGGCATAAGTGTGTACCGTGTCACGTCAGCTGGAGACTAGAAACTGGGGATTTTTCAAAAGCAACGACAAGTGATTTTTTTGACATCGACATATCGCGATGTCTCTGTACTCGGAGATGATGTTTTATAAACGTGGTCAATGCCTTACATAATGAACACTTAGAAGTACTATACTTACGCTTTGATGCAAATTTGACCGTCCCTTGCCCAGCTTGTCATTGACATCGTCAGAGCCAGAAACACTTCTATCATGAATGCTCATTCGTTAAAAGCTGCCAGAGTTTCAGCCCAGTAAAAATCGTAAAtatttgacccctgacctccctcacgaaacagCTGGCATCCTCACTTCCGCGCGCAATGCTATTTTCTTCCGGAGAATACTccatcccggttataaccggttGCGTCACACAGGGCATGTTCCTGTATCCCTAATATAACCGGGCGAGGCAACTTAAGGATCTATTTTTTATGAC contains these protein-coding regions:
- the LOC136429472 gene encoding retinol dehydrogenase 7-like, which translates into the protein MEVFTLLEIIAVLWVTYLVFTWWLEKGRVSQLADKTVVITGCDTGFGNLLARRLDQLGLRVFAGCLTEAGVAELRQSCSERLQPIQMDVTSSDSVQAAFRVVERAVGSKGLWGLVNNAGILGSAVATAEWVTLSDYKAALNVNLLGMIDVTKTFLPLLKKSRGRVVNVGSAAGRLPMHSNTHYSVSKYGVEAFSDSLRRAMRCFGIKVHIIEPGIFRTNISNLDILIRGLDDNWQRQSPETREEYGEEFLQAAKDTVVAIDRIKEDPVTVVDAMEHALCATHPRSRYVIGWKVWLVVVPISWLPTDLGDLAYRLVLRKEATPASCKKDE